The proteins below are encoded in one region of Silene latifolia isolate original U9 population chromosome 2, ASM4854445v1, whole genome shotgun sequence:
- the LOC141641652 gene encoding uncharacterized protein LOC141641652, producing the protein MGVIDRIKALCRNFLWEGGEGYSKAPLVAWSTLFKGKEYGGLGLIYTKLWNVAAVGKIVWWIAKKKDHLWIQWVDKIYMKHVSWRDYKPTYASSWAWRKICEVKETFKMALNQGKWMAATEDYTISAGYDWLTQHNSLKVPWDKSVCNRFNIPKHSFILWLIYHGRLLTLDRLVKMGITQQLSCFLCGTNDETHYHLFHDCCYTKLCLTQLSTWLNIQLPGQITTASILKMKRFTRFPRLVISSLVAAVHCQVWYARNTCRHEGYVSCPVALISKVKTECRFRLLGLDTGTLKREDIDWCKQRELM; encoded by the coding sequence ATGGGGGTTATAGACAGAATAAAGGCATTATGCAGGAATTTCCTTTGGGAGGGTGGTGAAGGCTATTCAAAGGCTCCCTTAGTAGCTTGGTCCACTCTTTTCAAAGGGAAGGAATATGGAGGTCTGGGCCTTATTTATACCAAGTTATGGAATGTTGCAGCTGTTGGTAAGATTGTTTGGTGGATTGCCAAGAAAAAGGACCATCTTTGGATACAATGGGTGGATAAAATTTATATGAAGCATGTATCATGGCGGGATTATAAGCCAACTTATGCTAGTTCATGGGCATGGAGGAAGATCTGTGAAGTAAAGGAGACTTTTAAAATGGCACTGAATCAAGGTAAGTGGATGGCAGCTACTGAGGATTACACAATTTCTGCTGGATACGACTGGTTAACTCAGCACAATTCTCTGAAGGTACCTTGGGATAAGAGTGTTTGTAATAGATTTAACATTCCTAAGCACTCTTTCATTCTGTGGCTAATTTATCATGGACGTTTACTAACCTTGGATAGACTGGTTAAGATGGGCATCACTCAGCAACTTTCTTGCTTCCTGTGTGGCACTAATGATGAAACTCATTATCATTTATTCCATGACTGTTGCTATACTAAACTTTGTCTTACTCAATTATCTACTTGGCTCAACATTCAGCTCCCAGGTCAGATAACTACTGCTTCCATTTTGAAAATGAAGAGATTTACTAGGTTCCCCAGGCTTGTGATTAGTTCTTTGGTTGCTGCTGTACACTGTCAAGTCTGGTATGCTAGGAATACTTGCAGGCATGAGGGGTATGTCTCTTGTCCTGTTGCTCTCATATCAAAGGTGAAAACTGAATGCAGATTCAGGCTCCTGGGTCTTGATACTGGCACTCTTAAAAGGGAGGATATTGACTGGTGTAAACAGCGTGAGTTAATGTAG